Proteins from a single region of Harmonia axyridis chromosome 4, icHarAxyr1.1, whole genome shotgun sequence:
- the LOC123678144 gene encoding conserved oligomeric Golgi complex subunit 4 isoform X1, which yields MPEKDISFEEMQEDIRAQLDKLRTEEVALNEEMNIIMNQAPFVDEKIRNLKKLLPSLKIIKNEAMDLVETIKDISESSEKISGKIRSLDEARNRVDECQNRVCDLIDLEICSQGVQAAILDSDYEKGAAHVHRFLSMDQSLLKKTATDVENVSNTLKSVRTLQDATSQLRALVEHKFNEAVRNEDLVSIERFFKIFPLLGMYETGITEFCTYLRGKVSITAEKNLKTAITTPLSDKRHPVIFADTLTLLFEGLAKVIDVHQPLLETYYGPGRLYNAVNILQKECDIQVKRIFNEWLKYRQINKKMQLITETSKMGPNSSFSKLERIDPKDLDILIGEITLMHYRSELYIRFIQRKVLADIDVGILDSEKRGEAVNIFNQTIKNSDLSQLKHELLSHYLRLEQYFMEESINKAVAMDFMDSSQQTSSMVDDTFFIVRKCIRRSISSGNLDGICVLINTACRVLENDFCDVLRTKLKQGYPSGYLDLTQAYNVLQTIQQGRLQSGDTEQSRIAFIVALNNADSCIEYVDALCDGVLKEIEQALPPMNSNEQGKLESCLSGLSSVTSNLKDILEYGVQQLRSSVLKPRVNPWVDAFLNINHQFTEEELSQYEAGETFVQTLIMNLESLLSSFKEQLSSSNFDAFVSALTTEVTQRLEKVILKSTFNNLGGLVLDKEVRSLASYITAATSWSVRDKFARLTQIATVLNLEQVSEISEYWGNHDGALTWRLTPSELKSFMLLRTDFKADDIKRLKL from the exons atgcCAGAAAAAGATATATCGTTCGAAGAAATGCAAGAAGATATTCGTGCGCAATTAGATAAGCTGAGAACCGAAGAG GTAGCATTAAACGAAGAAATGAATATAATCATGAATCAAGCTCCTTTCGTTGAtgagaaaataagaaatttgaaaaaattacttcCATCACTGAAAATTATAAAGAATGAAGCAATGGATTTAGTAGAAACAATCAAAGATATATCAGAGTCTTCTGAGAAAATAAGTGGAAAAATACGCTCCTTAGATGAAGCTAGA AATCGTGTAGATGAATGTCAAAATAGAGTTTGCGATCTTATAGATTTGGAAATTTGTTCTCAAGGTGTTCAAGCAGCAATTCTGGACTCAGATTATGAAAAAGGTGCAGCACATGTGCATAGATTTTTATCTATGGATCAATCACTTCTTAAAAAAACTGCAACCGATGTCGAAAATGTTTCCAATACTCTGAAATCAGTTCGCACTCTTCAAGATGCTACTAGTCAATTAAGAGCTTTAGTTGAACACAAATTCAATGAAGCTGTGAGAAATGAAGACTTGGTGtcaattgaaagatttttcaaaatttttcctcTACTAGGAATGTATGAAACTGGAATTACTGAGTTTTGTACATATTTAAGGGGAAAAGTTTCAATCACAGCAGAAAAGAACTTGAAAACTGCTATAACAACACCATTGTCTGATAAAAGACATCCTGTTATTTTTGCTGATACCTTAACATTATTATTTGAAG GATTAGCAAAGGTTATTGATGTTCATCAACCTCTTCTTGAGACATATTATGGGCCTGGTAGATTATACAACGCTgtaaatattttgcaaaaagaATGTGATATTCAGGTCAaaagaatttttaatgaatggCTAAAATAcagacaaataaataaaaaaatgcaACTCATAACGGAGACAAGCAAGATGGGCCCCAATTCAAGTTTTAGTAAATTGGAACGAATTGACCCTAAAGACTTAGATATACTGATAGGCGAAATCACACTTATGCATTATAGAAGTGAACTTTATATAAGATTTATTCAGAGAAAAGTCTTG GCTGATATAGATGTTGGAATTCTTGATTCTGAGAAAAGAGGGGAAGcagtgaatattttcaatcaaaCTATTAAAAACAGTGATTTGTCACAATTGAAACATGAACTTCTTTCACATTATTTGAGGTTGgagcaatattttatggaagaaTCCATAAATAAAGCAGTGGCAATGGATTTCATGGATTCTTCCCAACAAACTTCAAGTATGGTAGACGACACATTTTTCATCGTCAGGAAGTGCATTAG GAGATCTATATCTAGTGGTAATTTGGATGGAATATGTGTACTCATAAACACCGCTTGTAGAGTCTTGGAAAATGATTTTTGCGATGTTTTGAGGACAAAACTCAAACAAGGATATCCATCAGGATATTTAGATTTAACTCAGGCCTACAATGTGTTGCAGACTATTCAACAGGGTAGATTACAATCAGGGGACACGGAACAATCTAGAATAGCTTTTATT GTAGCTCTCAATAACGCTGATAGCTGCATAGAATACGTGGATGCATTGTGCGATGGTGTTCTGAAGGAAATAGAACAAGCTTTACCTCCTATGAATTCCAACGAACAAGGTAAACTGGAAAGCTGTCTTTCAGGCTTATCTTCAGTCACCTCTAATTTGAAAGATATTCTGGAGTATGGAGTACAGCAACTTCGTTCTAGCGTTTTAAAGCCAAGAGTTAATCCATGGGTAGATGCTTTTCTGAATATAAATCATCAATTCACAGAG GAAGAATTGTCTCAATACGAAGCTGGAGAAACGTTTGTGCAGACTCTGATTATGAATTTAGAATCCCTGTTGAGTTCATTCAAGGAACAGTTATCTTCGTCAAATTTTGATGCTTTTGTCAGTGCCCTTACTACCGAAGTTACACAGAGATTGGAGAAGGTCATATTGAAATCTACATTCAATAAT TTAGGCGGTTTGGTTTTGGATAAAGAAGTTAGATCGCTTGCTAGCTACATAACAGCAGCTACGTCTTGGTCAGTTCGAGATAAATTCGCAAGATTGACTCAGATAGCAACTGTTCTCAACTTGGAACAGGTTTCTGAGATTTCTGAATATTGGGGCAATCACGATGGAGCTCTAACTTGGAGACTTACACCTTCGGAATTGAAATCGTTCATGCTTCTAAG gaCTGACTTCAAGGCAGATGATATAAAACGATTAAAACTTTAA
- the LOC123678144 gene encoding conserved oligomeric Golgi complex subunit 4 isoform X2 encodes MNIIMNQAPFVDEKIRNLKKLLPSLKIIKNEAMDLVETIKDISESSEKISGKIRSLDEARNRVDECQNRVCDLIDLEICSQGVQAAILDSDYEKGAAHVHRFLSMDQSLLKKTATDVENVSNTLKSVRTLQDATSQLRALVEHKFNEAVRNEDLVSIERFFKIFPLLGMYETGITEFCTYLRGKVSITAEKNLKTAITTPLSDKRHPVIFADTLTLLFEGLAKVIDVHQPLLETYYGPGRLYNAVNILQKECDIQVKRIFNEWLKYRQINKKMQLITETSKMGPNSSFSKLERIDPKDLDILIGEITLMHYRSELYIRFIQRKVLADIDVGILDSEKRGEAVNIFNQTIKNSDLSQLKHELLSHYLRLEQYFMEESINKAVAMDFMDSSQQTSSMVDDTFFIVRKCIRRSISSGNLDGICVLINTACRVLENDFCDVLRTKLKQGYPSGYLDLTQAYNVLQTIQQGRLQSGDTEQSRIAFIVALNNADSCIEYVDALCDGVLKEIEQALPPMNSNEQGKLESCLSGLSSVTSNLKDILEYGVQQLRSSVLKPRVNPWVDAFLNINHQFTEEELSQYEAGETFVQTLIMNLESLLSSFKEQLSSSNFDAFVSALTTEVTQRLEKVILKSTFNNLGGLVLDKEVRSLASYITAATSWSVRDKFARLTQIATVLNLEQVSEISEYWGNHDGALTWRLTPSELKSFMLLRTDFKADDIKRLKL; translated from the exons ATGAATATAATCATGAATCAAGCTCCTTTCGTTGAtgagaaaataagaaatttgaaaaaattacttcCATCACTGAAAATTATAAAGAATGAAGCAATGGATTTAGTAGAAACAATCAAAGATATATCAGAGTCTTCTGAGAAAATAAGTGGAAAAATACGCTCCTTAGATGAAGCTAGA AATCGTGTAGATGAATGTCAAAATAGAGTTTGCGATCTTATAGATTTGGAAATTTGTTCTCAAGGTGTTCAAGCAGCAATTCTGGACTCAGATTATGAAAAAGGTGCAGCACATGTGCATAGATTTTTATCTATGGATCAATCACTTCTTAAAAAAACTGCAACCGATGTCGAAAATGTTTCCAATACTCTGAAATCAGTTCGCACTCTTCAAGATGCTACTAGTCAATTAAGAGCTTTAGTTGAACACAAATTCAATGAAGCTGTGAGAAATGAAGACTTGGTGtcaattgaaagatttttcaaaatttttcctcTACTAGGAATGTATGAAACTGGAATTACTGAGTTTTGTACATATTTAAGGGGAAAAGTTTCAATCACAGCAGAAAAGAACTTGAAAACTGCTATAACAACACCATTGTCTGATAAAAGACATCCTGTTATTTTTGCTGATACCTTAACATTATTATTTGAAG GATTAGCAAAGGTTATTGATGTTCATCAACCTCTTCTTGAGACATATTATGGGCCTGGTAGATTATACAACGCTgtaaatattttgcaaaaagaATGTGATATTCAGGTCAaaagaatttttaatgaatggCTAAAATAcagacaaataaataaaaaaatgcaACTCATAACGGAGACAAGCAAGATGGGCCCCAATTCAAGTTTTAGTAAATTGGAACGAATTGACCCTAAAGACTTAGATATACTGATAGGCGAAATCACACTTATGCATTATAGAAGTGAACTTTATATAAGATTTATTCAGAGAAAAGTCTTG GCTGATATAGATGTTGGAATTCTTGATTCTGAGAAAAGAGGGGAAGcagtgaatattttcaatcaaaCTATTAAAAACAGTGATTTGTCACAATTGAAACATGAACTTCTTTCACATTATTTGAGGTTGgagcaatattttatggaagaaTCCATAAATAAAGCAGTGGCAATGGATTTCATGGATTCTTCCCAACAAACTTCAAGTATGGTAGACGACACATTTTTCATCGTCAGGAAGTGCATTAG GAGATCTATATCTAGTGGTAATTTGGATGGAATATGTGTACTCATAAACACCGCTTGTAGAGTCTTGGAAAATGATTTTTGCGATGTTTTGAGGACAAAACTCAAACAAGGATATCCATCAGGATATTTAGATTTAACTCAGGCCTACAATGTGTTGCAGACTATTCAACAGGGTAGATTACAATCAGGGGACACGGAACAATCTAGAATAGCTTTTATT GTAGCTCTCAATAACGCTGATAGCTGCATAGAATACGTGGATGCATTGTGCGATGGTGTTCTGAAGGAAATAGAACAAGCTTTACCTCCTATGAATTCCAACGAACAAGGTAAACTGGAAAGCTGTCTTTCAGGCTTATCTTCAGTCACCTCTAATTTGAAAGATATTCTGGAGTATGGAGTACAGCAACTTCGTTCTAGCGTTTTAAAGCCAAGAGTTAATCCATGGGTAGATGCTTTTCTGAATATAAATCATCAATTCACAGAG GAAGAATTGTCTCAATACGAAGCTGGAGAAACGTTTGTGCAGACTCTGATTATGAATTTAGAATCCCTGTTGAGTTCATTCAAGGAACAGTTATCTTCGTCAAATTTTGATGCTTTTGTCAGTGCCCTTACTACCGAAGTTACACAGAGATTGGAGAAGGTCATATTGAAATCTACATTCAATAAT TTAGGCGGTTTGGTTTTGGATAAAGAAGTTAGATCGCTTGCTAGCTACATAACAGCAGCTACGTCTTGGTCAGTTCGAGATAAATTCGCAAGATTGACTCAGATAGCAACTGTTCTCAACTTGGAACAGGTTTCTGAGATTTCTGAATATTGGGGCAATCACGATGGAGCTCTAACTTGGAGACTTACACCTTCGGAATTGAAATCGTTCATGCTTCTAAG gaCTGACTTCAAGGCAGATGATATAAAACGATTAAAACTTTAA